From Zerene cesonia ecotype Mississippi chromosome 16, Zerene_cesonia_1.1, whole genome shotgun sequence, one genomic window encodes:
- the LOC119832989 gene encoding E3 ubiquitin-protein transferase RMND5B gives MDSCLGVEQDLDKATTKFTGISDHTNKVLQDLIAQVENLKQEISQHPENAQLPEDQAMIVSELAATLKQTVFQMSTEHRELHATVSRVGKSIDRHFIADYASVAPKAESFCNDTNRPIMEQAIAQHLYRQGLEEVGDIFVSEAQIPPVERTCTFAQLQRCAAALADGEPALALDWVEKRSQELAHSPLPFTLHRMQALKLCREQGVAAAIEYARRQFPAHAARHERQLQAAVCALAWCAPAPPAPPAAPAPPPPPPPPHYAHLLDPKALGLEASELFISEACAALRLAALSPLAGGVAAGARVLPALHDIRAKMAHPHVIAAWADDELPLEVELGEDGGGYHSVFACPILRQQASDANPPMRLLCGHVISRDALNKLAMGVKLKCPYCPMEQSPAEARQIYFS, from the exons ATGGATTCGTGTCTTGGTGTTGAACAAGATTTAGACAAAGCTACGACGAAATTTACGGGCATAAGTGATCATACAAACAAAGTCCTGCAAGATTTGATAGCTCAAGTGGAGAATTTAAAACAGGAGATATCTCAAC ATCCTGAAAATGCTCAGCTGCCTGAAGACCAGGCAATGATAGTTAGTGAACTGGCGGCAACACTAAAGCAAACAGTGTTTCAGATGTCTACgg AGCATCGCGAGTTACACGCAACAGTGTCTCGTGTTGGTAAATCAATAGACAGGCATTTCATAGCTGATTATGCCTCTGTTGCACCCAAAGCTGAATCTTTTTGCAATGATACCAACAGACCAATTATGGAACAGGCTATCGCTCAGCATTTGTACAGACAG GGGCTAGAAGAAGTCGGCGACATATTCGTGTCCGAGGCGCAGATCCCGCCGGTGGAGCGCACGTGCACGTTCGCGCAGCTGCAGCGCTGCGCGGCTGCGCTGGCGGACGGCGAGCCGGCGCTCGCGCTCGACTGGGTCGAGAAGCGCAGCCAGGAGCTGGCGCACTCGCCGCTGCCCTTCACTCTGCACAGGATGCAGGCGTTGAAG CTGTGCCGCGAGCAGGGCGTGGCGGCGGCGATCGAGTACGCGCGGCGGCAGTTCCCCGCGCACGCGGCGCGCCACGAGCGGCAGCTGCAGGCGGCCGTGTGCGCGCTCGCCTGGtgcgcgcccgcgccgcccgcgccgcccgccgcgcccgcgccgccgccgccgccgccgccgccgcactACGCGCACCTGCTCGACCCCAAGGCGCTGG GGCTGGAGGCGTCGGAGCTGTTCATCTCGGAGGCGTGCGCGGCGCTGCGGCTGGCGGCGCTGTCGCCGCTGGCGGGCGGCGtggcggcgggcgcgcgcgTGCTGCCCGCGCTGCACGACATCCGCGCCAAGATGGCGCACCCGCACGTCATCGCCGCCTGGGCCGACGACGAGCTGCCGCTCGAG GTGGAGCTGGGCGAGGACGGCGGCGGGTACCACTCCGTGTTCGCGTGCCCCATCCTGCGCCAGCAGGCGTCCGACGCCAACCCGCCCATGCGCCTGCTCTGCGGCCATGTCATATCGCGGGACGCGCTCAATAAGCTCGCTATGGGCGTCAA
- the LOC119832846 gene encoding mitochondrial genome maintenance exonuclease 1-like isoform X2: MYAKNSTHQNNRTKVQSESTQKYFETSTENVLEALYSVGFRRSKPSLFSSVRSTMYQNTRNILNFAGAVLNNIPIRGLQTSSLVNATKSIPAEPGFVSEDRILQIKQHRNDYAQQYPSVTLILNKTMNEESKKALEKWKKERIEEMGLEEFNRFYQAQMAVGTKFHSTLKNYFTQPQTQLRIEKDVEGVWVSVSEVLKNISSPKAIESNVIHPVLKYRGIFDAIADYEDKPTLIEWKKSDKPRKSLALTYDNPVQLAAYFGAVCNDLNYKHLNVRDALLVIAYTDGSKADVYHLHTDKLREHWAQWLIRLEEYMKSHSNESEKILKGGKRLFEVEIENL, translated from the exons ATGTATG CTAAAAATAGTACCCATCAAAACAACAGAACAAAAGTGCAAAGTGAGAGTACGCAAAAATATTTCGAGACATCAActgaaaatgttttagaaGCCTTGTATTCAGTTGGATTCAGAAGAAGTAAGCCATCATTGTTTTCGAGTGTTAGAAGCACGATGTATCAAAATACGCGGAACATATTGAATTTCGCTGGTGCAGTGTTAAATAACATTCCCATCAGAGGGTTACAAACATCCTCTTTGGTAAATGCAACTAAGAGTATTCCAGCAGAGCCTGGATTTGTTAGTGAGGATAGGATTCTCCAAATAAAGCAGCATAGAAATGATTACGCTCAACAGTACCCATCTGTTACgcttatattgaataaaacaatgaatgaaGAGTCCAAGAAGGCGTTAGAAAAGtggaaaaaggaaaggatagaAGAAATGGGTTTAGAAGAATTTAACAGGTTTTATCAAG CACAAATGGCGGTTGGTACAAAGTTTCACAGTAcactaaaaaactattttactcAACCGCAAACGCAGTTGCGAATTGAAAAAGATGTAGAGGGAGTGTGGGTCTCAGTGTCAGaggtattgaaaaatatatcatcacCGAAGGCAATAGAATCTAATGTCATTCATCCAGTATTGAAGTACAGGGGTATTTTTGATGCTATAGCTGATTATga GGACAAACCTACACTAATTGAGTGGAAGAAATCCGATAAACCACGAAAATCTCTAGCGCTCACATACGATAATCCTGTACAGCTAGCTGCATACTTTGGCGCAGTGTGCAATGACCTTaactataaacatttaaatgtgcGGGATGCTCTACTTGTAATTGCCTACACTGATGGATCGAAGGCTGACGTATATCACTTGCATACGGATAAGTTGAGAGAGCATTGGGCCCAGTGGTTAATACGACTGGAAGAGTATATGAAAAGTCACAGCAATGAATCTGAGAAGATTTTGAAAGGTGGCAAACGGCTTTTCGAAGTGGAAATAGAGAATCTCTAA
- the LOC119832846 gene encoding mitochondrial genome maintenance exonuclease 1-like isoform X1 produces MFRPITKIGCNISMQQNFIRNKVVRPVSLLKPAEKLKLYNKENKELFGPLLETNKQKKSRLRKEAKNSTHQNNRTKVQSESTQKYFETSTENVLEALYSVGFRRSKPSLFSSVRSTMYQNTRNILNFAGAVLNNIPIRGLQTSSLVNATKSIPAEPGFVSEDRILQIKQHRNDYAQQYPSVTLILNKTMNEESKKALEKWKKERIEEMGLEEFNRFYQAQMAVGTKFHSTLKNYFTQPQTQLRIEKDVEGVWVSVSEVLKNISSPKAIESNVIHPVLKYRGIFDAIADYEDKPTLIEWKKSDKPRKSLALTYDNPVQLAAYFGAVCNDLNYKHLNVRDALLVIAYTDGSKADVYHLHTDKLREHWAQWLIRLEEYMKSHSNESEKILKGGKRLFEVEIENL; encoded by the exons ATGTTTCGACCGATTACTAAAATTGGTTGTAATATTTCTAtgcaacaaaattttattagaaacaaGGTAGTTCGACCTGTGTCATTATTAAAACCTGCAGAAAAATTGaagctttataataaagaaaataaagaactCTTTGGTCCCTTATTAGAAACTAATAAGCAAAAAAAGAGCCGATTGAGAAAGGAAG CTAAAAATAGTACCCATCAAAACAACAGAACAAAAGTGCAAAGTGAGAGTACGCAAAAATATTTCGAGACATCAActgaaaatgttttagaaGCCTTGTATTCAGTTGGATTCAGAAGAAGTAAGCCATCATTGTTTTCGAGTGTTAGAAGCACGATGTATCAAAATACGCGGAACATATTGAATTTCGCTGGTGCAGTGTTAAATAACATTCCCATCAGAGGGTTACAAACATCCTCTTTGGTAAATGCAACTAAGAGTATTCCAGCAGAGCCTGGATTTGTTAGTGAGGATAGGATTCTCCAAATAAAGCAGCATAGAAATGATTACGCTCAACAGTACCCATCTGTTACgcttatattgaataaaacaatgaatgaaGAGTCCAAGAAGGCGTTAGAAAAGtggaaaaaggaaaggatagaAGAAATGGGTTTAGAAGAATTTAACAGGTTTTATCAAG CACAAATGGCGGTTGGTACAAAGTTTCACAGTAcactaaaaaactattttactcAACCGCAAACGCAGTTGCGAATTGAAAAAGATGTAGAGGGAGTGTGGGTCTCAGTGTCAGaggtattgaaaaatatatcatcacCGAAGGCAATAGAATCTAATGTCATTCATCCAGTATTGAAGTACAGGGGTATTTTTGATGCTATAGCTGATTATga GGACAAACCTACACTAATTGAGTGGAAGAAATCCGATAAACCACGAAAATCTCTAGCGCTCACATACGATAATCCTGTACAGCTAGCTGCATACTTTGGCGCAGTGTGCAATGACCTTaactataaacatttaaatgtgcGGGATGCTCTACTTGTAATTGCCTACACTGATGGATCGAAGGCTGACGTATATCACTTGCATACGGATAAGTTGAGAGAGCATTGGGCCCAGTGGTTAATACGACTGGAAGAGTATATGAAAAGTCACAGCAATGAATCTGAGAAGATTTTGAAAGGTGGCAAACGGCTTTTCGAAGTGGAAATAGAGAATCTCTAA
- the LOC119832881 gene encoding 4-coumarate--CoA ligase 1-like, whose product MASTLRRTFSQVINKRNIHFSSILQQSTGSKILKSVFKNLEDTNYTVNEFVWQNLDRWPDKTFTVCATTGHGYTYAQTYRMSITFAASLRTKLKLKNDDTVAIILPNVPEYPCITLGILEAGCIISMMNPAYNAHELKRQFEQIKCKAIVSSKASYANISEALSAMNKKLPVILIDNDSIPEGTIKFAEFANDLNVDIDCLKSVKRSPKDVAIMPFSSGTTGFPKAVVNTHKSIVSFNKAILDPNIIAIEEASANYQSVLPGILPFFHIFGFNALMLNLMCVGVKLVTLSSFKPEVFLETIVRHRAQHMYAVPPMIIFLGKHSAVTPAHVQSLKTIVCGAASLARSDAEALLKKNRNINFRQGYGLTETNGGISVAKKGDNNHAAVGHVFGSCEVKIADLETQEALGPNEEGEIWVRGPIMMQGYYENDAANKEVFTEDGWFKTGDIGKYDDDKYLYITDRLKELIKVKGFQVPPAELETILRTHPKVLDCAVLGIKDEISGEAPKAFIVTQPKQTLDPKEIIEFVNKQVLPFKNIKEVQFVDSIPKNPAGKILRKDLKAKYC is encoded by the exons ATGGCTTCAACACTGAGACGAACATTTTcgcaagtaataaataaaagaaatattcacTTTTCATCCATACTTCAACAGAGCACAGGttctaaaatacttaaatcaGTGTTTAAAAATCTTGAGGATACTAATTACACAGTAAATGAATTTGTGTGGCAAAATTTGGACAGATGGCCAGACAAAACTTTTACG gTATGTGCCACAACTGGACATGGATATACCTACGCACAAACATACCGTATGTCCATAACATTTGCAGCATCCTTAcgaacaaaattaaaactgaagAACGATGATACAGTTGCTATCATATTGCCGAATGTTCCAGAATACCCTTGTATTACATTGGGTATTCTAGAAGCAGGTTGCATCATTAGTATGATGAATCCAGCATATAATGCTC ATGAACTGAAACGACAGTttgaacaaattaaatgtaaagcGATTGTTTCCTCGAAAGCTTCATACGCAAATATATCAGAAGCACTGAGTGCAATGAATAAAAAGCTGCCTGTGATTCTCATTGACAACGATTCGATTCCTGAAGGGACGATAAAGTTTGCCGAATTCGCCAACGATTTAAACGTGGACATAGATTGtttgaagtcagttaaaaGGAGTCCTAAGGATGTTGCTATCATGCCCTTTTCCAGTGGTACTACTGGTTTCCCTAAAGCAGTGGttaatacacataaatctATTGTGTCCTtcaataaagcaattttagaTCCTAACATTATCGCGATAGAAGAGGCATCag cAAACTACCAATCAGTGTTGCCAGGAATTCTACCATTTTTCCATATATTCGGTTTCAACGCATTGATGTTGAATCTGATGTGCGTGGGGGTAAAATTGGTGACGCTTAGCTCTTTCAAGCCTGAAGTATTTTTGGAAACGATTGTTCGCCACAGAGCACAGCATATGTACGCTGTACCACCAATGA TAATATTCCTTGGTAAACATTCTGCGGTTACTCCAGCACATGTGCAATCGTTAAAGACTATTGTTTGTGGTGCAGCCTCTTTGGCTAGGAGTGATGCTGAGGCTCTGCTTAAGAAAAAT AGGAATATCAATTTCCGTCAAGGCTATGGGTTGACTGAGACAAACGGTGGGATTTCGGTGGCGAAGAAAGGAGATAATAACCATGCGGCTGTCGGCCATGTTTTTGGCAGCTGTGAGGTTAAAATTGCTGACTTGGAAACACAGGAAGCTTTGGGCCCCAATGAG GAGGGTGAAATCTGGGTCCGTGGTCCAATAATGATGCAAGGCTACTATGAGAACGATGCAGCTAATAAGGAAGTATTCACAGAGGATGGTTGGTTCAAGACTGGAGATATCGGCAAATATGATGACGACAAATACTTGTATATTACTGATCGACTTAAGGAACTAATAAAG GTAAAGGGTTTCCAAGTGCCTCCAGCGGAATTGGAGACAATACTGCGAACGCATCCGAAAGTTCTAGATTGTGCCGTCCTAGGTATCAAAGACGAAATCTCTGGCGAGGCGCCCAAAGCCTTTATAGTAACGCAGCCGAAGCAAACACTGGACCCTAAAGAAATAATCGAATTCGTGAACAAACAAGTATTACCCTTCAAGAATATAAAAGAAGTGCAATTCGTCGATTCGATCCCGAAAAATCCTGCGGGAAAAATATTGAGAAAAGATTTGAAGGCGAAGTATTGCTAG